The genomic DNA AGGACCAGTTCCCCCCGCGCCGTCAGTGACACCTCCATGCCCAGGCGCCCCAACCTTCCCGCCGCGGCCTCCCCGCCGCCCAACAGCATCACCACATGCGTGGACAGCCTCGCCGCCTCCCGAATCTGATCCTCCCGAGGCAGTGCTCCATAGCGCTCGAAGTACTCGGGTGAAGCCGCGATGAGCGTCGCCACCGTTCTTGGCAAGTGCGCCAGGTCCTCCACCGTCCTGATGGGGTGGAGCACCGTGTGCGCCAGTGCCTGTGCCATCTCCCCCACCGCCTCCCCCGCTCCATCCAGCGCCGCGTTGAGCCAGTCCCTCCCCAGGCCCACCTCTCCCCACGGCGGCGTGTTCTCCCGGCGCATCACCTCGTTCACCGGGTAGAGCACGCCTCCGCTCGAAGAGTAGAAGTCCCCCACCACGAGGCGTCCCACCCGCCACTCGCCCTCCACCAGCGTCAGGCGCCCCATGCGGTGCAAGGGCGCGCCCGTGGGAGCCGCCACCAGATAGCCATCCGGTCGCACCACCACCACCAGGTCGAAGCGCCGCACCCTCCGGCACAGTTCCTCGGCGTCCACGCCTTCACCACTCGCCAGCACTTCGCCCAGGAGCCACGCGAGCACCCGACGTGGCGCGAAGCTCCGCTGCGTCACTCGCGCTCGCGCCACCCGGCCGAGCAGCGCACGGGCCTGCTCCACCGTGAGGGGCTGCTCCGGCGCATGCCATTCTTCCGGCTCGAGGCCACTCGCCCGCTGCACCGCGAGGAAGGCGTCCTGTCCATCCGAAAGGTCGTCTTCCCCTTGGAATCCTCCACCCCGTCCCAGGTCCGTCGTCGCGCATCCGCTCAACAGCACGAGCGCGACCACGCACCACGCGCTCAACGTGCGAGCACGGCGCTCGACTCCGTTCCGACACGTCATCCTGTTCATCCTCCTCACGGGCCGCATGGACTCCAAGGGCTCCAAGCCAAGACGGCAACCCTCTTCGCGGAATTCGAGCCCAACGATGTGCGGCTGATTCCCGTGGACATCGCGGCGCAATCCGAACCTGGGGAGGGACTGTGGCCCTCACCATGCGGTCCACTCTACCGCGCGGAATGGGGATGCTCGACGGGTCCCGCCCGGACCAACAACTCACGCACGCGGGCCGTAAAGGCCACCTCCTCGGGGAGACCGCGCGTGGGGCACCGGCAGACCCTGACGGTCGGACTCTTTCTGGCGGGAGATTTGACACAGCATCGTTGGCGGTATTTTTAAGGGGTCGCCTTTTGCCAAGAGGTGACATGTGAAGAAGATCCCCAAGAAGAAGTCCTCCAGTATGGACCTACGGCCTGTCGTGGCAGTGATCCTCGCGTTGCTCGCGAGCGGGCTGGTAGTCCACTGCGAGGGAAGCAACCTGCGCTTCGACCTTCGAGTCGGCCGAAGTGCCTAGCTCACGAGCGCGGGAGAGCTGAACGGAAACAAGGGGGGGGGACCACTCACAGTGGGTAGCGCCCCACGCCCCTCCGCAAGCAAGACCCTCGAAAGGCTCCAAGCGCGTAACATAACCGTTCACTGTCCTGGCTCGGTTGAGGAGGGGGACAGACGAGAAGTGGTAAGGCCATGATGTGCTTGACTTCCTGGAACGAGGCCCTCGCCGCGTACCGTCGCTGCTTGCAGGAACCTTCGCTCCTGCCTGCCACCCCCGTCCCTCCGGTTGCTCTCGCAGCCTGGGCCGGTGAACGGTCACTCGGAAAGAACAGCCAGAGGTAAGCGAGGCGCCAGAAGAAGGTATTCACTGGAGAAAACTCCTTATGAGTCACCGCGAGGGGCTCAGGTGTTGTCGCTTGAGATCACGTCAGCCATGCAGGCGTCGCAGACAGCCGCGTCGAAGGAGAAGGTCCAATGTGGGCCGCGTGATCCAGCACCATCACACATCACCAATTCATCACTCTTGAAGGTACGCGCGCATCCGAAGCAGATGAAGACACCTTCACCGCTCTTTCCCATCTCTACCATCGCGTCCACATCACAAGAGGGACAGGTGTGAAGAGGCCACGAGTCACCGTCTCTTGTCGTTTCGTACCGGCTGACGCCGAGAACATCCTGGATGTACCGGTCCGCGACATCACCTGCATCACCCGAGTAACCACAGCGACATCTGGGATCGTTGCCCTCCTCAAGGACCAGTGTGTTGTTTTTACATTTAGGACACTCTACGCGGGTGGACATGGGTTCCTCTGGGTCAGCCAGAACGTGGGGGTTCGCCTCAACGGGGCAAACCCTGCTTCCACGTTGGACCCGGAGAACTCGCGCGCCAATACCTCGAAAGGGGTATGCGGTAGAGCAAGGGCACCAGAAGACCTGGAATGCCCCCCCTCTACCCGAGGACCACCTCCGGGGCCCCAACGGGGTCAAGGGGAGGGCACTGAGCTTGCTCCGATTACGTGGGGCAGGCTCAGACCTCGTAGCCGGTCTGCTCGAAGACGATGATCTTCTTGGACTGGGGGAAGAGGATGATGAAAAGGCGGAACCAGCCATGGGAGCCGGCGGCCACCAGGTGCGAGTGGTAGCGCGTGGCCACCTGCACCGTCTCCGAGCCATTGCCGTAGGCCGCGAGGATCTGCGGGTGCAGGGGCTCGAACTCCGGATACAGGTAGGCCCGGGCCTGGGAGTAGTTGCTCGCGACGGAGTCATCGGCGGCGTAGGCGGAGTACTCGCGCTGGGCCATCACCGCCCGGTCCGCCTGGGCGAGGGTGAGCGGCGTGGCGTACGGCCACGTGAAGTCGAAGCGGCGCAGCGAGCCCTCGGTCCAGGTCCGCGCGGCGTTGCCCGCCGCGAGCGTCGTCTCGAGCTGGGCGGTGACGTCCTGCTCGGACAGGGACGGCACGATGCCCGCCGTGTCGAGCGTCGCGACCGGCGCCGCAGGGCACGCGCCGCTCAGGCACGAGCTCTGGAGCCGGAACTGGTTGTCCGCCCCCACGCCCGCGCTCACCACCACCAGGTAATCTCCGGCCGGCAGGGACACCGAGTCGATCCGGCTCAGCTCGCCATAGCCCGCGTTGTCGTTCTGGGCGCGCGGCGAGGCGCCGTAGCTGCCGCTCGCGTCGCGGGGCCCGTACACCATGAGGCCCGTGTCCAGGTACATGGAGCTGCCCTCGTGCGTCACCTCGAAGCGGGCGGTGAGCGCGCCCGGCGCCGTCACCTTGAAGGCGTAGTACTGGGGGTTGTGGGTGAAGTACGTCCGCACGGAGCCGCCCAGGCTCAACGGGCCCAGGTAGGTGGTGCTGTCCAGGATGTTGCCGCTGGCCGGCCAGGGCGGTGCGTACAGCACCGCCCGCGTGCCCTGGCCCAACGCCTCGGCGGGCGTGCCGCCTCCGGTCGCGTTCCCACACGCGGCCAGCACGGCCAACGGCAGCAAACCAGACACCTTCATCAGCGCACGACGCATCATGCTCTCAGCCTCGCAACGGGAAGTGGAGCGCCCGTGTTGCCACGGCCAATTCCAGGATTCAAGCAACAACCAGATTTTCCGTCATTCCTGGAAGGTGCTCGTCCCCGCTGACATGTCACCTTGCCGGGGGCCTCACGAATCGCGAAGGGCCAGCGCCATGAGCCTCTTGAGGTTGTACGCCCCCAGCTTGTTGCACGCGCTCTCGATGTGCTGCTTCACCGTGTTCAGCTTGATCTCCAGCTCTTCGGCGATGGACTGGTAGTCCCAGAAGAGGAAGGCCAGGGACACCACCTCCGTCTCCTTCGGCGAGAGCTTTCCTCGCCAGCTCCTGGGAAAGGGGATGGAGAGCCGACGCTCCTCCAACTGGATGAGCCAGGAGCGCGCCTCTCCGCCCAACGTGGGCAGGGGCTCGAAGGTCACCTTCAAGTCCTTGTCCGTGTCCCGTTTGATCCACACCAGGGGCCCGTCGTCGAGGCCTCCCCCGCGCTTGGCCAGGCAAGCCAACCGGGTCCGAAACTCCTGGGGAATGCCCGCCACCCGCTCCGAGGGAGGGAACCACTCCTCCAACAACGCCGTGGCCGACGCCGTCGGTGTCCAGTCGTCCAGACCCGTGCCCCTCACGAGGATGACGGCGCCCTGGCGCTCGGCCACCGCGCGCAGGAGCGCGGCATGGGTCCGCGTCTCTCCGAACGTCCGGCAGTGGCCGATGGCCCTCGCCAGCCGGGGCGTCAGCCATTGCAGGAGCGCCTGATGGTGTTGGGAGAAGGGCCGGCGTCGGGCCCGATAGAACGTCAAGCCGCCGTGCCACTCAGGACTCACCCAGAGCGAGACGGACATGCAGTGCTCGATGGGCTGGCCCAGCTCGCGCAACCGTTCATACATGGGATTGCGGATCAACGCGTCGCGCGGCACCATCTGTGAGTCCCGCAGGGCCTGGTTGGGAAGGCGCGTCGTGCTGCTCCGGACGAAGTCATGCGGCGCCACCTCCGGATAGTGCTGGAAGAACGAGGAAGACAGTCCAAAGGGTACCCAGTCGTACCCCAAGGCATCGCCCGGCCGGGAGACACACAACGCCAGGGCTTCCATCGGGATCAACTGACTCAGCCGCTCCCGCGCGTTGGAGAACATCGTCTCGAGTTCCAGGGAGCTGCCGAAGTCATCGACGACGCCGAGGGCGAGTTTCTGCTCCTCCGGCTTGAAGCGCGACCAGGGATCCATGGGCAGCCCCTCCAGGGTTCACGGTTCGTATGACCCGGCACTCCCGGAGTATTCCACACGTGCACGCCCGTGGGGGCGGGGCTACCAGCACTTCGCGGCGAACGCGGCCAGCTCCCGGTTGAAGCGCCGGTCGTCTTCCCAGAAGGGGGAGTGGCCCGTGTCCCGGTAGAGTGACACGCGGGCGTGGGGCAGGAGCGAGGCGATGTGCAGGCCCGAGGCGGGCAGCACCACCCGGTCCTCCAGGCCATGGGACACGAGCACCGGCACCGACAGCTCCCGGAGCACGTCGTCGTTGTCCTGGGAGCGCGAGCCCAGGCCCTCGCGCACGTGGGCGGGCACGCGCGAGGTGTAGGCCATCACCGCGCGGCGCGTCTCGGGCGTCTCGGGCGCGTGGTGCAGCAGGGAGACGAAGGACTCGAGCGCGGCGTGGCCCGGCACCGCGTCCGGGGAGAAGAGTCCGGGGATGAGCGCCAGCATCTCCGGCGCGAGCAGTCCGAAGGCCTCCTCCGTGCCGCTCTTCACCATGGCGCCCACGAAGTTCACCCCGGCCACGTGCCGCTCGCCGTAGTGGCGCAGGTAGTCCGCGACGACCATGCCCCCGTAGCTCCAGGCCACCAGCAGCACCTGCTCCAGGCCCAGCCCGGAGATGACGGCCTGGACGTCATCGGCCCACAGCCGTCCGTCGCCGTAGGCGCCCCGGGGCGAGTCCGAGTCCCCATGGCCGCGCAGGTCCATCGCCACCAGCCGGAAGCCCAGGCCCAGGGCGCTGTGGAGCTGGCGCCGCCATGCCTGGTGGGACTGCGAGAAGCCATGCAGGAAGAACAGGGGCGGCCCCTCCGGGTCTCCCATGTCCCTCACCCGCAGGGTGACGCCCCCCCCGCCCATCAGGGTGTGCACCCGGCTGGAGATGGGCTCGCAGAAGGGCCGCGCGTCCTGGGAAGCGGTCCGCATGGAGAGGGGGGAGAGGGGGTTCATGAAGGGTCCGGTTCGTCACGAGAGAGGTGCGAGTCGTCAGCGGAAGGAGTAGTCATCCCTCCTCGGGGGGAAAGACCCCGGGGCTCCGTAGTGTGAGACACCCGGGAGCGTCGCGCGCTTCGAGCGTCCTCGGGTGAACACCCGCTCGTCCTGGGGCGGAGCGGGCGCGGGGCGGTGTTAATCCGAAGGCCTTTTCCGTGGGGATTGGGAGTCCGTGCACATGAAACGTTTCTTCATCGGTCTGCTCGCGGTGGTGGGGGCCATGACGATCCTCTTCGTCGGGGCCGTGGTGGGACTCGCCTTCCTGGGCGCGTCGAGCAAGCCGGGGGTGCCCGGGGCGGTGGTGCTCGAGCTGGACTTGAGCGAGCCGCTCGCCGAGCACGTGGCGCAGGAGTCGCTGGCGAGCGCGTTGCAGGGGGACAAGCCCACGGTGCGCGACGTGGTGGACGCGCTGGAGAAGGCGGGAGGGGACTCGCGCGTCAAGTCGCTGGTGGTGAAGCTGGGTGGCAGCCCGGGCAGCGTGGCGGTGGTGCAGGAGCTGCGCGACGCGGTGAAGGCGTTTCGCGCCAAGGGCAAGAAGGCCGTGGCGTACGCCGACACCTTCGGCGAGGACAGCAGCGGCACGGGCGCGTACTACCTGGCCGCGGCGTTCGACGCCGTCTACGTGCAGCCCTCGGGGGACCTGTCGGTGACGGGGGTGGGCACGGAGACGCCCTTCTTCCGCGACGCGATGGCGAAGTTCGGCGTCAAGCCGCAGATGGGCAAGCGCTACGAGTACAAGGCGGCCGTCAACAGCTACACCGAGCAGACGTACACGGAGCCGCACCGCGAGGAGCTGGAGCGCTACCTGACGAGCGTGGTGGAGCAGATGGCGGCGGGGGTGGCGGAGGATCGCGGCCTGAGCGCCGAGCAGGTGCGCGCCGCCATCGACGAGGCGCCGCTCCTGGCCACGCGGGCGCTGGAGCTCAAGCTGGTGGACGGGCTGCTCTACCGCGACGAGGTGTACGCGAAGGTGAAGGCGGAGGCGGGCGAGGGGGCGAAGCTGCTCTTCCTGGAGAAGTACCTGGAGCGCGCGGGGCGGCCGAACACGCAGGGCCCGGTGGTGGCGCTCATCTACGGCACGGGGGCCATCTCCCGGGGCAAGAGCAGCGGGGGCAATCCCGTGTCGGGCGAGGCGGGCATGGGCGGCGACACGGTGGCCGCGGCGTTGCGCAAGGCGGTGGAGGACGAGCGCGTGAAGGCCATCCTCTTCCGGGTGGACAGCCCCGGAGGCAGCTACGTGGCGAGCGACACGGTGCGCCGCGAGGTGAAGCGCGCGCGGGAGCAGGGCAAGCCCGTCATCGTCTCCATGGGCACGTACGCGGCGAGCGGCGGCTACTTCGTCTCCATGGACGCGGACAAGATCGTCGCCCAGCCGGGCACGTTGACGGGCAGCATCGGCGTGTACAGCGGCAAGCTGGTGACGCAGGAGGCATGGGCGAAGCTGGGGGTGAGCTGGGAGCCGCTGGGCGTGGGCAAGAACGCCACCATGTACGCCAGCTCGCGGGAGTTCACCCCCGAGCAGCTCGCCAAGAACGAGGCCTTCCTGGACCGGGTGTACGAGGACTTCACGGCCAAGGTGGCCGAGGGCCGGCACCTGCCGCTGGAGAAGGTGCGCGAGGTGGCCAAGGGCCGCATCTGGTCCGGCGCGGACGCCAAGGAGCGGGGCCTGGTGGACGAGCTGGGGGGCTTCCCGGTGGCGCTGCGGCTCGCGC from Melittangium boletus DSM 14713 includes the following:
- a CDS encoding Tox-REase-5 domain-containing protein, with amino-acid sequence MTCRNGVERRARTLSAWCVVALVLLSGCATTDLGRGGGFQGEDDLSDGQDAFLAVQRASGLEPEEWHAPEQPLTVEQARALLGRVARARVTQRSFAPRRVLAWLLGEVLASGEGVDAEELCRRVRRFDLVVVVRPDGYLVAAPTGAPLHRMGRLTLVEGEWRVGRLVVGDFYSSSGGVLYPVNEVMRRENTPPWGEVGLGRDWLNAALDGAGEAVGEMAQALAHTVLHPIRTVEDLAHLPRTVATLIAASPEYFERYGALPREDQIREAARLSTHVVMLLGGGEAAAGRLGRLGMEVSLTARGELVLGRSAAVAGAGTVVLGAGALSVLHMAGGGTTSAGARASPGPGRWVHQTPTTESAEALDYQEQVTGQPAWRVYKVGEVEFDGFNGVELLEAKGSSYKKFLEKTGEAKPWFQNGKGFRGLMIQAERQWRISTRLGVPLIWHVAEAEFANFLRVTFESQGWKSIQVRHTPPTR
- a CDS encoding LuxR C-terminal-related transcriptional regulator; protein product: MDPWSRFKPEEQKLALGVVDDFGSSLELETMFSNARERLSQLIPMEALALCVSRPGDALGYDWVPFGLSSSFFQHYPEVAPHDFVRSSTTRLPNQALRDSQMVPRDALIRNPMYERLRELGQPIEHCMSVSLWVSPEWHGGLTFYRARRRPFSQHHQALLQWLTPRLARAIGHCRTFGETRTHAALLRAVAERQGAVILVRGTGLDDWTPTASATALLEEWFPPSERVAGIPQEFRTRLACLAKRGGGLDDGPLVWIKRDTDKDLKVTFEPLPTLGGEARSWLIQLEERRLSIPFPRSWRGKLSPKETEVVSLAFLFWDYQSIAEELEIKLNTVKQHIESACNKLGAYNLKRLMALALRDS
- a CDS encoding alpha/beta fold hydrolase, yielding MNPLSPLSMRTASQDARPFCEPISSRVHTLMGGGGVTLRVRDMGDPEGPPLFFLHGFSQSHQAWRRQLHSALGLGFRLVAMDLRGHGDSDSPRGAYGDGRLWADDVQAVISGLGLEQVLLVAWSYGGMVVADYLRHYGERHVAGVNFVGAMVKSGTEEAFGLLAPEMLALIPGLFSPDAVPGHAALESFVSLLHHAPETPETRRAVMAYTSRVPAHVREGLGSRSQDNDDVLRELSVPVLVSHGLEDRVVLPASGLHIASLLPHARVSLYRDTGHSPFWEDDRRFNRELAAFAAKCW
- the sppA gene encoding signal peptide peptidase SppA, with product MKRFFIGLLAVVGAMTILFVGAVVGLAFLGASSKPGVPGAVVLELDLSEPLAEHVAQESLASALQGDKPTVRDVVDALEKAGGDSRVKSLVVKLGGSPGSVAVVQELRDAVKAFRAKGKKAVAYADTFGEDSSGTGAYYLAAAFDAVYVQPSGDLSVTGVGTETPFFRDAMAKFGVKPQMGKRYEYKAAVNSYTEQTYTEPHREELERYLTSVVEQMAAGVAEDRGLSAEQVRAAIDEAPLLATRALELKLVDGLLYRDEVYAKVKAEAGEGAKLLFLEKYLERAGRPNTQGPVVALIYGTGAISRGKSSGGNPVSGEAGMGGDTVAAALRKAVEDERVKAILFRVDSPGGSYVASDTVRREVKRAREQGKPVIVSMGTYAASGGYFVSMDADKIVAQPGTLTGSIGVYSGKLVTQEAWAKLGVSWEPLGVGKNATMYASSREFTPEQLAKNEAFLDRVYEDFTAKVAEGRHLPLEKVREVAKGRIWSGADAKERGLVDELGGFPVALRLAREAAKLEGEVRVELFPKKKGTAEVVAELLGNDHGDNSDDVEAAVAVWAPWRALAARTQALHRLGVQLGLVGERQRVLSAPVPDTTW